AGTAAGTATGTGTGAAGATGTTCATGTTAGCCTTTGTATTTATTGTCAAAGAGCTACAGACTGGTCAAGGAACAGCCACTCAGGGTATGAGGCTGCTGAGCCTTCCCCTCAAGATTTTCAAAAGAGGACAAAATCAGATATTCTGGTGATAGTCTGTAGTTTGTCTGAGAAAGTTTGGTCTTCCCCTGGTTACTGAATgcaatacagtattttcttgtagcacagtttgttttgtttaattacaaatgataaatgaaaaagtaaacatatttttcactTGCTTTTCTCTTAATGTTTCCTTTAATGAAATCTTTTAATGCCTTTCATTTCACAGTACAGTTGCACAAGATTTGACTTTAAAAATTACGAAAATGTGGCTCATTTGCTCTCTTGCTACAGAGGTCTGACAGTTCGGTCTTGCAGTACTGCAGTGTGTTCTTTGGTTCAGCTGTAAGGCATTTCTTTCTGACTGCAGCAAGCCTTCTTTACTTAGCTGAATGCTTTTTGACAATCTCAAGGTACTCCTTCACATCATCAGGAGATCCCAGGACAACAGGCACTCTTTGGTGAATATCCTCGGGCACTATATCCAGTATTGCTTGATGACCTGTTGTTGCTATTCCCCCAGCTTTCTCAATAACAAAAGCCATAGGATTGCATTCATAGAGCAGTCTCAGCTGTAggataaaaatcaaaatggCAATGGTCAGTCCAGGCAATAGTGACAATCATGAAATATTTAGCATTTGGTTAAAAACCAGTCAACAATCCAAGTACTCCATATTTAACATAAACTTGTCTCCAGAGTTAAATTATAtagacttttcttttaaatacaagAGTGAATGCTGGATTTGCCCAATTCAAGGACTTTCTCCATAGCTCATATTTGCATGGTGCGCTTTACACAGAGACAAAGCTCATATGTAAGACACAATCTTTAACAAGGCAGCAGATCATGTAAGCCtgtgtgaaagaaaagaaaaacactgcccCTGAGTGTGCCATTAGGTTTCTGTAATGAGTAACTGCATCTTATCTGCAATCTGAAGCAATAATTTACGGACAATTACAAAACAGATGAAAGGTCTTCGCTGAATAAACAGTGGCCTTGTCAGCCTGTAAGGGTGTGCTTTTCCATAAGGGACTGTCTGATGTCCTGCAGAGGCAGCCAGGCATGGTTTGTCCAGATGAGTCAGTGTCACCAAGTACAAGATGCAGACGTGTTTCTGTTTAGCAGAGCTTTTCTTATGGAGAACAATACACATAGGCCTCTGATATACCAGCTTGTAAATAGGAATCTCAGTGCAGTGTGGgatgtttattttgctttgtaacTTTTCACTTGGTTGGGTATGGCATGATTTGGGATGAAACGGTATATAGAAGCCGGCTTAAATAGCACATCCCCTGGTATATTCCTGCTAATGTTCCATAATGTGAATATGTTTGGGTATAAAGAGAAATCAGTACAGATGACACATGTTAGCAGCAATGCTAACATTGGTGTGTTTTATACAACAGGCTGCTCTCACTTGTGACTGTGCAATGGGTGGCCATACCTGCACACCAGAGATGTAAGCTACCAAGCTAAAAGAATTACATTCTGGAATCATAATACTGATCCATGACAGTAAAATATCTATCTAATGTAGCGTCTTCTATAATTGCCTTTACATGGGTTTACCTTTCCTTTAGGGCTTTTGGAGTTAGCAGGATACAGAAAGATTCCTCCATACACCAGCGTGCGATGCACATCAGCCACCATAGATCCTATATACCTTCCGCCATATGGTGAACTGCCGTCCTACAGAAAGACATTTAAATAAGTGTAATTTTTGAGAACATCAGGTTAGTCTTCTTTTCCACCACTAAGAGAAGGGGCTCTTAGTGGTCCTAATGTCTAATTCATCCATATTGTAATTTGTAGTATTCCAAGgagctttggagaaaaattcaatttcttccttattttctaaATGGGAAAATCCGAGGAAAAAGACAGACAGAAGATTTCAGGATAGATGAGTGGTGATACCAATAACAGAAAATGATTCCCAGCTCTCCATCGGCGCTCTAGCCCTTAGAAAATACTGCATTTCTAGTAGCAAAAAGACCAAGTGGTGGTAAATGATACTGGACTTCTATTGTAGTGcaataaaaacatacaaacaaacaaacaaacaaaaaaacataaataatccataaataataaaaacaagaaaggaagcaaTCTTTAGTACTTCTTTTACCCATTTTCTCCTGAATTTACAACACTTTTGCTAACAAAAAGTTCATAGTTGACTACTAAAATTAGCTCCTCAATATAGCCCAGGCCgtactttttattattctaaTAAACAGCACCTTAAGCCTGGCAAGATGCCAGAAGAAAATGCCACTCTGCCTTCAAAGCCAggaagtcaagagcagccatcAACATTTAGCAATAGTGAATGTTTACACTTTGCTATCCAGCTAATAACTGCAGTGATGACAGAAGGAAGGCATGAGAACAGACATGATTTTTATGGGCACTCCTGAGAGCTTCAGGCCTCCTGATAGTAGGAACCTGCATGACCACTAAGCAGACTTTGAAACTACACGAGGCTTTCAAGTGAGAGGCCCTTGGGAACACAGCTTGTGTTATCACTGAGCACATGGCCCACCCCTGCTCAGCTTCTCCATCTAATCAGCCGCTGCAGCGATGCAGCAGCAATCTAACACCTGTAGGAAACATGCTTTCAACAACAGATGAGCCTTCCTATCCAGTATCACTAAATGCCCAGTTTTGCCTCCAGCACCATTACTCAGGTCCCCAGCAAGGATGGGAgataagtaagtaaataaataaataaacaaacaaaatagataaatagaaaagaaaaaaaaaaaaagagggagtgTGAAGTACAATACTGAAGAATGGTGAAATATCTGGTCACATcagtgatattggtggtagggggatggttggatcaggtgatcttggaggttttttccaaccttaatgattctgtgattctgtgatcaacTGCAGCTCTAACCAGCAGCCCTGCATATATacagatgtattttaaatagatAAAGAATAACAAGTTGTGGAACAGTACTTCATAACAGTCATTGATTGTAAAGTAGGAAATTAGAAGTGTAACTTGTCATCCAAAAGCTGGATCTCTTACCTCTGGGAATTTCTTCTTCTTGAGATACTCTGTGATTGCAGGATCAAAGTATTTAGCATAGCCCTCGTTGAGGCTGTAGATATTCCccttctttttgatttttacaTCCCTATCAACCAAAATGAATTCTCCAATTGCCTAAcaataagaaagaaaaccaaattgTTAATATTAGTTGATCATTTATTTACAAAGTAAAAGCCAATCATACACACAACTTAGGAAAAATTCACTACAGCTTCCATTTTCAGTAACAATTCAGTACCTATGAAAAAGTGGTGATTGCAGTTCAGAtgcaaagtgttttgtttaTCCATAAAACACAGAGCAGGAATCCCAGGGTCATGCAAAGTTCTTCATGCTACCATTCCAAgctctctttcatttttctgtgccAAAAAATGCTGTTGCCTGTAAATTTGTTTAGCTCTCTGCTCTGTTGCTAGACCTATAATCAAAGTGCAGCTCTGAGGAATTCAGAAACTGACAGTGCCAGCTGGAGCAACGTGCAGATATCTTCAGATAGCTATACACATTAATAAACTCCAGTTTGCCATAGCTTTCACTAACTAGAAGCCTGGAGTGAAGAGAACTAATCTCCGTAACCAACAGCTGGGctctttcattttcactgatGTAACTTTCAATGTTAGtgctaaaagcaaaaaaaataacatgcacacatgcacaaagcTAAATCTCCTATCtgaatataaacaaaaatacatgcAGCTACGTAAACTTACTTAGCAGGGAGCACCACATTATATATCCTGCTGCTTGACCACTGCAGTTTCTAAAAATTTAATACAGGCAGGTGGCACGTGCCGATTAACTGATGATGCTAAGATGGTTCACTACGGCTGTGGTCAATATgcctttgattttaaaattcctACGGTCAATGCATTCTAGAATGTCTAATGCATCCACACACACGTAACTTACTCTTTTACTCATCATGGTGAGGCctgaaaacataaaagaatGTTAAATATTGCTGCTTCTTCAGGTTTACTAAGGTTCTAGCAtcaaggaaaagacagaaaaatctaCAAATGCATTCTGCATGGTTGAAAACagcttattttaaatatgacaTTATCTGACACATGCCACATATTCGCTTCACTGCACAGACTGTCTTCCCATTGTTGAATCACCCACCTTGGCAGGCAGAGAGAATACAAAAATCTCTTGACATTATTTTTGACAGGTTGTTGACTTCATTTTTCCATGTCAGCTTTAATTTGGAAATTGTTCTTTGATTTTTTGATGGACAAGGCGCTCTTACGCTCTTACCTCTTACTACACAAATACCTTGTTACccataacaaacaaacaaacaagcaagcaaacagaagAGTTCCTCACCGGATCCAGCATAAAACAGTTGACACCTCCAGCAGAAGTGGCTAGTACCAGCATCGTGGCACTCCCATAGAGAGCATAACCAGCTGCCACAAGATTACGCCCTGGTTGTAAAGCATCTTTCCCTGAAGGTTCCTCAGGAGTCACCTAGAATAAGAAGGAGCATAGCAAACttcattttacttctttttttatcttttttttttttttttttctagctgttaTGTAACTGGACTATTTGAGATAGGGATGGCCTTCTGCTTTGTACCCAGGCAACAGGTGTCACAAATGCTTCCATGAACTACAACTAGGATTCCTACTGGATGCGTTATATTACTGGATTCATTATATATAATGTACAAATTACACGGAGGAGACAAACACATTGATCTAGAAATGCTCTTATATAAGCCTGGTTGGAATGCAGGAAACAGGAAAGGATTAAGGAGATATTATAGAGCTGTGTGCCTCCCCGTAGGTCATGATGAACACAGCTAGAAGCAACTCTCCAGAGCACAGTTGAAAAGCAAGCAACAAGACATGACTCATGGAGTTCACAGCTGATCAAAAGCAGCTAGGgttgttctgttttcctttgcttcatATAAAAATGAAGTTGAAAATAGTTACTTTGAGGTGTGTGACGACATACAAAAGATGATTAAAACGGACAGTTGGGTGTGTTTTATCTGACTTACTGTTTCCCCCTTCTTATGACATGCAAGTCTGGTATTTCAAGCTCCTTCAGACAAGAGTTCTGCCTTTCACACTGAATTAGACACTTGAAATGCACACGCCATGTTTCAGCTCTGGTTTGTATTTGAAGCCTATCCTCGGGCTAACAGGACCATTAGTACAGAGAACAAGAAAACCGGAAAGCACATTCCCCAGGTAGATGACAAACACATGGTATTTTGTCTCTGTGAAGGTATCCATGAAATCTAATACCTGCTTTGTTTGTAAGGGCTAATTCCTCTAGCTGGCTAATTAAGCATCAGCCAGGCTCCCATGAACATGGAGGTACCTCTCATCTTCTAACACAGTGATGCAAATCCCTCACAAATGTGTTTTATACAAGTGTCTGAaacaacagatttatttaaCTTAAAGCCTGTCCTGAAAGCCTCTTTTACAAACAAGTTTAGTTAGATTTTATGAAGTCTTCATATGCAATTATGAATTACCAGAAGTTGcacaacaatattttttcctgccttaCATGAAAGCATTTTACCTTTCTATAGATGCCAAAGATGGTCCCAATGGAAACAAGACAGTCAATATTAGATGAGCCATCCAGAGGATCTATGCAGACTATGTATTTACcctagaaaatacaaaatagagagcaataaggttagTGACATTTTTtgcctccctcccccaaataCAAGAACTTCAGTATGTAAATATTCTTGCACAATTTCAAATCAATATTAACTAAAATGCTGTTATAGATTATGAAGGACTGGAATTCCAGTAATATTTACTATTCAGGCTACATTTTCTCATCTTTAATAAAATTGCTTTCTgaattataaggaaaaaaaaagacgttTTAAGAAGATCAGTGTGTTAAGAGCTAAAATTAGAGGTACCAAAAAAATGACTTTAACACCTGACATTCATAAACTATGCACTTCATTTTATTGCATATTCCACTTCAAAACCCTGTGCTCAGAACTTACCTTAGCCAGTTTGTGGTCTTATCCtatattgttttttccttcccatcccTTGAccccctctctcctcccccccccccccccccccccctcaaaaaaaaagggggggagaaaaaaaagaaaagaaaaaagagaacgGTCTCTGCCCGTTGCTGTATATGGATTCCTGCAGGTACAGGAAATTGCTGATACAGGGAAAATAGCTCATTCTGCTCTACCTATTAAATAGCTTGTTTTCCCCTTATCTTGCCTACAGTCATTTTAATAATCATGTGTATTAACAGTGTTTGActatttgctcttcatttgaTTTAACCCTGTATACCTTTTAAGCACAAAAGTACTTTCCTCTGCTATCATATGGGTAGAAATTCTGATAAAACCACATTAGCTCACAGCCTACAGACCCTCAAAGATCAGTGAAGGAGTCATATTTGTTCAGATCTAAAGCAGACTTTGCTCATCCAATGCCCATGGAATCAATTTTCAGGATTTCTCAACAAGGAGCAAAAGAGATAACTGTTTTGACAAAACAAATGTGATGCCTTCTAAATTAGattaagttttttgttttctttctctctctatatatatattttttaactcaGATTTTTACACAATAGAATATTAGCCAGGAAAAATGAACTATGATCATTCAACAAGTGTATGCAGACTTGTGCACATAAGTAATGCCTAGGCCAAAAAGTCaaaattttttcttgtttcattgtTGTTAAGTCCTATTTTCATGGACTTCTGTGAGAATTTGCTTAAATTAAAAAGCCCAAGATCTGATCTGCACTGAACAGATACTCAGTCTTTTACTGACAATTCTGCTTTACAGAAGTGCTGGGTTGACTCAGAGCATAGCTCTAGAGATCTGGAGGAAAAACCATGAATTTTCCCCCACAAATAGGAAAAAGTGGGGTAAAAAAGAAGGTGGAGAGGaaccacagagaaaacaaatttaaaaaaatatgtcttgggaaaagaaatgacagaaagaaCAAATGCTGAGGCAGAGAAACACACAAGTAAAatataatgaaacaaaataaaattccaaGAAACTGCTCATATTTGCacttccagaaaagtacttgtTCTCTGAAATTTTCAGCTCAGTTTCAATTTCTTACATTTGAAGAAATACAATTGTAATACAACTGTAATTTGGAATCAAGCACAAATAGTTTTTAAAGCTACCAACCCTTTTGTCCGCTTCCACTATTACAgcatctttgttttcctctgacaCGATGACACATGTGCTGAAGGATGACTTGAGCATATTAATCACCAGATCATTGGAAAGGATATCCAGCTTCTTTACTTGATCTCCTGTCACATTGGTAGAACCAGCAATTCCATAGCTAAAGTAAAGGAAGGAGAGAGCATTTAGTCAGAGCAGGGCACTATGCCTTCCTAAGCATCCCATTTCTGGCAAGGTAAAGCAAGACGGGATGATATCTCAGTTTTTCAAAACTGTGTTTTATTTACTGTCCATTGGATTCTTGCTGAGACCTGCTAACATCATCTGTGTTGTGGCAAATCTAGAAGACATCAAATGTGAGGAACACAAAAAAGGGGATCATTTTTCTACAGACTGTATACAGGCAGACATAGCCAGAGCAGGCTGTGAAGGCTGAATTACAATAATTGTGTTACTTTACATTAACCATAAAACCTAAATATTCTCCCTCAATCGTAGCCTCCAACAGCACAGCTGTTTATCATAAAAAACTAAGATTTGCTAGAAAAGTTATACTTAAAAAGTAACAATGACCCTGACTACACTAGTTACACAATAACTTTTCTCTGTAACTTGCTCTTGGTGAGCCGTATCACACTCGGATTTCAGAACAAATATTTCGCTCTCACTTAAATCAACATTTCTACGGttcagtgttttcagttttggttTTACGCAGTAAGCATTTCTTTGGGAGTAAAGCTGAGAAACAAACACGGAACACAAACGCAGTCCCGACAGCTAATCAGAATCAAGCCATCTGGCATCAGGAAGTACAGGGAGACTTTGCGATAGGCACTTTTGAAAGCACACAGAACAGAGAGCGGGAAGTGTAGCTCTAAGAAGAGCAAAACGAGACCATGCTCTGCACACATTCAGATGACTCTTATGTACTTTAGGTACAGTGCACCAGTTACTCCCAATACTGGTATTTCTGGTCTTCAGCAATAGCGCTGCACTCAGGAATACAACAATGTACTGCATTTCTTTAATTTgatgcaagagaaaaagaaaaatacccaGAATAattctctgtctgtctgtctccgTCTCTGCCACAGCAGCTCAAATGCTTTTCTGCATCTGATCGTTAGGCAAGGCTGTGGGCACAGATACCAAACCTGTGGGCAGCtcagcaaagcagcaggaacAGAACCTCTGGGTGTGACAAATCAGGTCACTGATGGGAAAACCTGGTCTCTTCTGACAGACATAAGAGGCATGGGAAGGGGCTAGCACATAGCAATTAAAAAACTATCCCAACCATTTAGAATCTGAAgtcaaaacagagaaaaaagttCAAATACACAAAAAGCAGGACTTTTTTACTGTCTCCTGCAGTTGCTTCTACTTTATTAACTTCAAATTTTTCAGCTCTGATGCTAATAATActttttacaataaaaattactttgtaTTGCTAGAGGCCTTTTGCTTCATATATTTTCCACTACATGGTACGTAGatgcaaattcattttctttctactgCATTTTTCATTAAGTAATGAAGCAGCTCATGTCTAAACCCCTGATCAGCATACAGTTTGGCATACCAATGATATGTAAAATACCTAGGGGAAGTAGTTATTAacaaatagttttgtttttaacattttgagAGCTCTAATTTCCTCCCGATTCTCCTCCAGTCCACGCCCCTGGGTGTCAGCGTTGACTGGCTGACTGCAGACACTGCTGTTCCTGATGAAGGCTCTTGCTAAAAACTGACATTGCTATGGtgcaacaaagagaaaaagaaaaaaaaaacaaacaaacaacctacAACACTGAATTTGATTAAACACCTCATAGCACAAAGTGGTGCTTTGATTTTGAGCAGTTGGGTACTGAGGAGAGTAACCCAGCCATATTTTGGCAGGCTTCATCTTTCAGCCTGCTCCTTTGGGTTGCTGGCTCAAAGCATCCAGCCTGACGGGGGTCTGCGTGCAAGCCCATCACCCACCAAAGGCTGTGTGCCCTCTGGGTGAAGGAGCAGCACAACACAACACGCTCCTCTGGGGAGAAGCTCAAGCTCATGCTACAGCAACAGCtctggagaggggaggagaggagggatggGTGGCAGGACAAGGAGGCATCTCAAACTATTTCCAAGTgcctcctgggctgctgctgatgggcacagggatggggatgggcatggggatggggatggtgaTAAGGATGGGGATGGTGAtaaggatggggatggggacaggatgggTATAGGGAGGTGGACAGGGATGGACATGGACAtcaggattgggatggggatggacaTGGGGATGGGCATGGGGATGGAGATGCACACAGAGACAGGGATGGACACGGGTTTGGGGATGGACACAGGGATAGGGatggacatggggatggggttggACATGGGGATGGGTATAGACACAGGGACAGGGTTCGCTCACTCACAGGTTGGCGATGCCCGCCTTGCGCACAGCAGTGGAGATGGCCTTGACGGCGGTGCAGAGGGAGTTGAGGAGCTGCGTGAACTCCCCGGTGCCCTTCGCCCGCCTGCCCTCCTCCATCACGAAGCGGGTCATGGTGATGACATTGGTGTCGAAGGCCGAGCGGTCCGTCATCCTGCCGACACCGCAGCACTGCCGCCGCTCCCCCGCTGCCCGCAGCACCAGCACCGGCCAaggggcgggagggggcgggcggGGTCTTCATGTGCCCACGCCCATCTCTGCatcaggccacgccccctcccgtGGTATATCCACAACTCTCCAAGGCACGCGGTCtgcgttttttgggggggttaggatATGCCCAGTTGGATAAACACAGCCTTAAATGATAAAGATGTGCACCTCTCAGTACATGTGCGCTGTCTTCCAAAGCACACTCCGTATCTCTGCCTCTCCGACATCAAAGGTGTGCATAATACCTTCTCCTGCAGGTGCGCACAACTTTGGCTTAATTAACCCATGCTCGGCATCACAGACACTCCGGAAAGCCTTAGGTGTTAGTAGCTGAAATGCTCTTCTGAAAGGGGCAGTTCAGTACTTCACATTCCAGGTGGATTTTGTAAAATTGATAAAGCATTGATATTAGCTCTTTCTTTAAGAGTAAACAACGATTTACAACCACATAAGACAGCTACACCTGTCCGTATAGTTGAGAACAATTAATAGTGAGCATCCCATAAAATTTTGTATGATTGGACTTAATCTAGTTAGAAATAAGTAGGCTAAAAGAGTCTGGAAATATATGACTTCAGGAAACAAAACTCAGACCTGCTGATTTGAGACAGTTTAGCTTAATTGTGATTAATACATCAATAACCAGTAGGAAGAGTTATACATTTgtgtataaaaaaaatcaagatcatATCAAAACACTTGCAATCCAAGGTTTAGTATGCATGCCTGAGGACTAAGCTCCTTCATCTCACTTGCAGGGCTATGCACTATCCTCACGTTCTGAACAGAAACCCGTGTTTTTATGGTGATGGTGAGGTGACTGGGGAAAGTGTTTTGCCTCTCCGTTCCTACCATGAAGTTCAGGTAGAAACAAACAATCTGTGAATTGAAAGAGCAGTCATTTGAAAGGGTGCTGGTTTCACAGTGGTCTATCCAGATGTGCATTTTCCACTGTGGGGAGGTAGCTTAATTATTTTTAGCAGTTATATCAAGTTCATAATCTTCTGAACTGAAGGCAACTTTGTTTACAGTAGATTAACCCATTTTCATATCCATGGCCTTAAAATACACCCGGACATTGGTAATTCTGGGGATTCTACTACCATGTTGAAAGTTGACTTCACGTTAAATAATTGAGATCAAAATTGTCAAGGGTAGACAAATTAAGAGAACATAAAGCTTAATACTATAAACTGCTTCTCACACAATTTTTCAGGCAGAATCTGCTACCCACAGATAGTTCCCTGCTGTGAGAACCAGCTATCCAGTCAAGATATCTGGTTATGTTTGTCTACATTAGACAGACACTATGGTATAGTTATATCCTGAGATGATTCCAATCAATTCCCAA
This region of Anas platyrhynchos isolate ZD024472 breed Pekin duck chromosome Z, IASCAAS_PekinDuck_T2T, whole genome shotgun sequence genomic DNA includes:
- the LOC101802994 gene encoding fructose-1,6-bisphosphatase 1 gives rise to the protein MTDRSAFDTNVITMTRFVMEEGRRAKGTGEFTQLLNSLCTAVKAISTAVRKAGIANLYGIAGSTNVTGDQVKKLDILSNDLVINMLKSSFSTCVIVSEENKDAVIVEADKRGKYIVCIDPLDGSSNIDCLVSIGTIFGIYRKVTPEEPSGKDALQPGRNLVAAGYALYGSATMLVLATSAGGVNCFMLDPAIGEFILVDRDVKIKKKGNIYSLNEGYAKYFDPAITEYLKKKKFPEDGSSPYGGRYIGSMVADVHRTLVYGGIFLYPANSKSPKGKLRLLYECNPMAFVIEKAGGIATTGHQAILDIVPEDIHQRVPVVLGSPDDVKEYLEIVKKHSAK